The bacterium sequence AAAGTATGTGTCTATTCACGAATTACGAGGTGCTACTACAACTCAAGCAAGAATCGGGCTGTTAACAAAAGGTTCAAGCCTTTTGTTCCCCTACTCTGAGCCTGTTAAGCCCTTCGGAGACGCCCTTTGTGCAGAAGGGTGAGTTCTCAGAGTGCCCGATTGTGGCGTAGAAGGTGTATGCGCCGTAGTACCAGAGTGAGTAGACACCTCTTACTTTTTTTAAACACAACCAGCATTTAAATCTTTCTTGGACCAAAAATAACTGTTCCCAACCTTATCAAGTTAGCCCCTTCTTCTATAGCTATACGCCATGTATCACTCATACCCATAGATAAGTATTTCATTTCAACATTAGGTATACTAATACTTTTAATATAATCAAAAATTTCTTTTGTAAGTCGGAAGAAAGGTTTTATCTCTTCAACCTTTTCTAAAAAAGGACCCATAGTCATTAAACCTTCAATCCTGATATGAGATAATTTTGAGATGTTTCTTATTAAACTTTCAGCTTCTTCCGGAAAAACACCTGCCTTCTTTTCTTCTTTACCACTATTAATTTCAATAAGAACAGGGTATACAATCTTTTTTTCAGAAGCAGTTCTGTTTAACCTGTTTGCTAGCCTTATACTATCAACTGTTTCTACCATATCAAAAATATCAACAGCTTTATCGGCCTTATTGGTTTGCAGGTGGCCCACCATATGCCATTGAATCGCTTTACCTATCTCTAAAATCTTTCCTTCCGCTTCCTGCACATAGTTTTCGCCAAGAATCTCAACCCCTGCATCTATAACTTCTTTAATTTCTTCGATAGTTCTTGTTTTGGTTGCTGCTACCAATTTAACATTTTCAGGAATCTCTTGAACTATTTTTTGAACCCTTTCTCTTATCTTCATTTAAATAAATCTCCTAATTATTATAATATGTTCCCTTAATATAGGTATCTTATCATATAACAACAAGAGAACAAAATGTATGCTTTGGGAACATACTTAAAAACGTTATGAAAAAAACTTCATATAATTCCCGAAAATATTCAGATAAATGCTCATAAAAAAGCAAGTAATGTGGATAAAATAACAATAATTAATGAAGTTTACTGAGGACCTATATTTTTTAAGTAGTTTTAAGTAAAATCGGAATGTCTTGTAATCATCTCTTTAAATGGTATATTTTTGTTTTTTCTATATAATTCTACAAATATTTCCAGAAAAAGAAAGACCACTTGTTCAAATAACGAATTGCCAAATTGAATTGTTTTAATATTGGGTATTTCAACAGAATAATGAGAAACAGACACGAGCGGTGTATCTTTTGAGGTTATAGATAAGATATAAGCGTTTTTATTTTTAGCAATTTTAGCAAACTCAAGTATACTAACATTGCTACCAGAACAAGATATAACTATAAGAAGGTCGTTCTTATTTATAGATGGGCAGGTTGTCTCCCCAACAACATAGGTGGGAATCCCTAAATGCATAAGTCGCATTGCAAAACATCTACCGACAAGACCACTTCTTCCAGAACCAACCAGAAAAACTCTTCTGGCTTTCTGTATATAAGAGATTATAGATTTATAAGCATTATCATTTATCTTATCTAAAACCTCATTTATTTCATTTAGAATATGGGTTTTCATCATATATCAGATATTTTCTTGTAAGTTGGAAGGATAAAACCTTTCAATAAGAATATATAAAAAAGCTGGGGGACTAGGACTTGAACCTAGACACTCAGATCCAGAGTCTGATGTCCTACCGTTAGACGATCCCCCAATTTAAATCAATAGAAATTAATCTTTTTTTCTTAAAACGATTTTCAAATCGTTATCTATCGTATCAACTGTTATATGTCCTTCACGGGCAAGCCAGCCCAGACTCATCATAACAATATCTTTATTTTTATTAACTGCTTCCACCACTTTACTAAGGGTGGTATTATTATATTTTTCAAGATATTGCCATATCTCTCCTGCAGTTATACCTATTTCTGTTATCATCTCAACTCCTTTACATCATTTAATTAAAACTTTTCCAACCTTACTTTGATAATATACTACAATTTATCCTATACTTATATTTTACACTTTTTCTTGCCTTCTGTGAAGAGTTTGGCATTGAGGACATTTTGATATGCTTTCAGAACAACTATCAATGTAAATATATAAACAGGTAGGACACTCCCATAAAAAACTATGTTCCCTGATGTTGGACACAGGTTTTCTTTGCCATTCAAATATCATCCACAATACAAGAATAGCAATACTCAACAAAAGATATAAACTTACCAACATATTAACCTGTACTTTTATCATTTTAGTCTAAACCTGAAAGTTATTATCCCCCAAACCTGTTTATCAGTTTTAACAGGTTCAAACAACCAGTTTCTAAAACTTTCTGTTATATACAAATCAAGTTCAGGGTGCCCTGAGGAACTATTTATCCCTGCAGATGTTATTTTACCTTCAGGGTTTACCCAAAACTTTATCTTAATATTACCTTCAATACCTTCCCTTTGAGCCCATTGAGGATATTCTACCTCTTGTCTATATATCAACTGCCTACCTCCTGCAAGTCCTTCTATTTCAAGAGTAGTTTTTCTAGTAGATACAACCTGTTCTCCTTCAACCAATTCTGTCATAATTGGGAAATGTACTTGTTGTTCTGGAAGTTCAAATTTTGGATTAATTTGAGTAATAGGTAAATATTCTGAAGAACCAATAAACCTTTCTGCAGAAAACTTAATAACTTCCTGCTCTCTACTAATAGCCAATCTCTCACCACTTGCTTTAATTTCAGGCATCTTTGGAGTTACCTCTACCTTTGAGAGTCTAATCTCTGAAGGTGCAACTGAAGGAGGCAAAAGAGAAACCTCTATAGGTTTTTTTTCAGAATAATACTTCGGAAGAATAATCCCAAATACTGAAATGCCAGCAATGTGGATAAAAAAACTTATAATTAAGGTTTTCAGTAAAAGTTTTTCTGATTTCATTTTAAAATTCAGGCATAGTGGCTATAGCAATCCTGTTTATGCCTACTTTACGAGCTGTATCCATTACAGATACAACCATCCCGTGTTTTGTTTCTTTGTCGCCCTTTAAAATTAATATTAAATTTGTTGATTTTTTAGCTTCTCTGGACAACAACGCTTCAAGTTGTTCGATAGTTGTAGGAACATCTTTATAAAAAATGACGCCTGTTTCAGATACACTTATAACAACTTCTTTTTCTTTAACTGTTTCGGTAGTTGCAGCTTGAGGAAGATTTATTTTTATACCTGGTTGCATAATAAAACTTGATGTCAACATAAAGTATATCAATTGCAGTAGAACAACATCTATCAAAGGAGCCATATTCAATTCTCCCTTAATGATAGAATAATGTCTTTTAAATCTCATTTCAAGCCTCCTCTTCAGACTTAATAAGGAAGAGTATATCCATTAACCGAGAGGCACTCTTTTCCATCTGCATTACAATATTGTTCACTCTGGTAACAAAATAATTGTAAGCAATATACGCAGGTATAGCAACTATCAACCCGCCAACTGTCGTCACAAGTGCCTCCCATATACCACCTGCAAGATCGCCTGGATTTACAAGACCCCCTTTAGATTGGATTACCATAAAAGCTCTTATCAAACCAGTTACTGTACCCAACAAACCAAGCAGAGGAGCAACAGTGGCTATGGTTGCAAGAACTCCAAGATATTTTTCGAGTAGAGGTATCTCGTAGCTAGAGGCGTCATCTATACTTTCTTTTATCTCTTCTCTACTTCTATCAGATTTCATAAGCCCCGCTTTTATTATACGAGGGACAGGTTTATCTATAGAATCACACAAAGCCAGAGATTCTTTAATTTTTCTCTTTTTTAATATTTCTTCAATCTGTTTAATAAATTTTTCGTTATCAAACCCTGAGGAACGAAGAGAAATAATCTTTTCTATTATTATTCCTAAAGCTAATATACCACACAGCAATATAGGAATCATTATCAGACCACCTTTGATAAAAAAACTCCACAAATTCATTTTGTTCTCCTCCCATTATAAATCCTAAAAATAAAACTTTATTGAACCATAAAATTTTCTATCTTCAATAGGGTACCCTGGAACAATAGAGTGTTTTTTGTTACCGATATTGGATATACCAGCAACCCATTCTATATTATCCTTTTTTGCAAGTCTTATCTCAGTATTAAAGACTACACAAGCGTCGAGCCTCTCATCAGGAAAAAGTTTTTCTCCAATATAAGAAGCCCATATTTTTAGATTAGAAGTAGGTTGTCCAAAAATTAAACCAACTTCAAAAGAAGCCTCAGGGTAATAATAAACATCCTTGTTCCAAAAATCTTTCTCTCCTTTTAAAAAAAACGATAAACTTTCAAATAAAGACTGTGTGTAATTTAGCCCAAAACGAGTTTGCCAATATTCTTCTGAAACAGGTTCAAATAAACCATCCTTATCAACATCTGACCAAAAATAACCATTTGCAATATAACTTTGGGCAAGTTCAAGTTGTAAACTATAATTTTTTTCTTGTTTATCCAAAAGAATCCTACATCTATATTCTTCTTCTGGAGGCAAACAAGCCTTATCTATTCTTTTATAGTTAGATAAAATCAATTCTTCCCAGAAATTTGGCATCTTATACATACTATCAAGTTCTAATCTTATGTTCGCAGTAGGAGTGTACTCTATGTAAGGTAAAAATTTAACATCGTAGTTTTCAATTCTTTTAAGGTTATATCCAGCTTTAAAACTGTTTAACTCCCACAAAAGCCCTTGATATAATGAGGTAGTGGACAATTCATTAAAAATATCGTACCTTTCAAGACCAATATTAAAAGATAATTTTGAAAAATCTATGGACAAATCAATATTTGAATAATTTGTATCTACTTCATCTATACTATAAAACAACTGACCAATTTTTAGGTTTATGCCAGAGGTCCAATGGTGAGAATAAGCAGAATTGAAAGAAAGATAATCTCTTTGTAAGTCAAAAAGGGAACCTTCAGGTCCTGGTAAATCCATATTGCCAGCTGTTATTTTTGCGGAAAACGTGTTTGCCAAACTTTCTAAAAAACAACTTATCTTGGCCCCAGAATTTTCATCATTCTTCCTGTAACCATTATTGTTAAAAACTTCAAAATCTATCAACCCTTGAAACCCTTCCTTTAAGATTGGGTAACAAATTTTCATAGAGTAATCAATGTTGGTATCAACAGTAAAGCCGATAGAGCCTTTATCAATAGAGATGTCTGTTGATTTTTCAGGTTCTACTACAACATTTGGATCTACTTTTTCTTCTAAAACAATATCTTCCTTCTCAGGCATCAAAGGCACAAGAGGAAACTGAATATCAGTATGGTTAATTGGTTTTTCAAGTATATCAGATTTTTCAATCCTTAAATCTTCGCCCATAATTTTTTCTTCAGGTAATCTGATATCTTGAGATTGAAGCAACCCATTTAAAACAAAAAATATAAAACATAAAAAAAAATTTCTATTCATTTTTGAAGTCTCTTTATTGATTCTTCAGCAATTTTCGTCCAGTTAGGAAAGTTTTTATAGAATGTCATTATCTCAAGAAACTTATCTTGAGCTTTTGCATTATCACCTTGGTATTCATATATTTTTGCTAAATAATATTTAGCTTCAACATCCAATTCTGGATTTTTAACTGATAATTTCTCAAAAATTTCTCCGCTCTTCTTATACTCTTTTAATAGATATAAAGTCTTACCGTATAAAAATGTAATAGTTTCATCAACTTCTTTTGCAAGGCTATCTTCACAGATTTGTTTTGCTTCTTTAAATTTTTTCTGTTCAATTAAACTTTCAATAAACATTTTAATAGAACTTTTATAAAGAGCGCTTTCTGGAAAATTAGATATTATTAAACCAAAACTCTTTTCTGCTTTAAGATAATCCTTTTTTTCGTAAAAAGTTTTCCCTTGTAAGAAAAAAACTTCTTTCAAGAAAGGGCTGTCTGGAAACTCTTTAACAAATTGCTCCCATACCTTAAAACTTTCAGTTATATTTCCTGAAGAATAATATGAATAACCGAGCCCAAAAAAACTTTTTTCCTTAATTTGTGGTGTTGTAGCATTTACTAAGGATTTATTAAAAACCTGTACTGATTCTTCAAATTTTCCCAAATTAAAATAGATAAACCCCAGTTGCATATATATCTCTGGGATATTAGGGTTTTGAGGGAAAGTTTTTATAATAAGGTTCAACTCTTCTTGAGCAGATTGCCAATCTTCACGAAGTATTTTTATATTTGCAAGTTCATAAAGTATCCTGTAATTCAACTCTTCATCCCCTTTACCTTTAATACTGTTAAGCAAAACCTCTGCTTGCAGAAAATTGTCATTCCTTTTTTCTATTATTGATAATCGAAACGATGCCCATATATTATATATTGTATCAGAAAATTTTTCATTGATTTCCTTGTATATAACTGAAGCTTCTTTAGATTCTCTAAGGTTTAATAGACTATCTGCAAGTTTTAAATGTGTATCTGCCAATATATCTATATTCTTTAGAGAAGAAGAACCTTCTAAAGCCCTCTTAAAAAAATCTTTAGCTTTAAGGAAATTGTTTTCGCGATAATAGATCAACCCTCGGTAGTAGTAAACAGTTGGTAAGTGTTCAGAATTGCTAAATTCTTCCAAAAAAAGGTTGAAAAACTCTAAACTATGAGAAGTTTCGCCTTTATTAAAAAAAAGAATTGCTGACTGTAGCAGTATTTCTTCGACTTGTTTTTCAACAAAAGTATCAGTACCAAACTTTTTTTTATAATCCCTATATGATAAAACAGCAGAATTTATCTCTTGGGTTTTTAGGTAGGCAAGGATAAGATAAGTAAAAGTGTTTTTCAAGTAAGGTGAGTTAGGGTAATGAGTTTTTAAGAATGTTAGTTTCGTGATTGCTTCATTATATTGGTTCAATTGAATATAGTTTACTGCATATAAAAGAAACGCATAATCTAAATCAGGTAAGTTAGGGTTCTCTTTTATATGTTTTTCAAGTTGTAGATTTGAAAGATTGTACATCTTTTTAGTGTGGGCCTCAAATGCCATTTTTAAGTAATCTCTCTGAACCTCAGCTGGATAAGAAGACAAAGTTCCAACAAACAATACTAAAATAATATATTTTATAGGTTTCATAGTAATATCTTTATAGGTTTTGAGTATAAATTACAATATATGAAGAAAAAATTCAAGGGATGTATAAGAAAAGAACAAATGTTTTCCTACCCTTATTCTTGAAGTTATGCAGGAATATTTTATACAGCACTTATAAGATGCCATATTTTAAACTACAGCAGAAACAAGACACAAGTTGGATAGGTTGCCGGGACATAATCTTTGCCCCGGCAACCTTTTAGGTTTTATATTTTTCCTACGTTAGCAGCTTGAAGTCCTTTATCACTTTGCACTACTTCGAATTCAACCTCATCGCCTTCTTGCAATGTGCGATATCCATCTCCAGTAATAGCAGAATAGTGAACAAAAACATCCTCACCACCTTCTCTTTCAATAAAGCCATAACCTTTAGCATTATTGAACCACTTCACTTTACCTTTCTCTTTCACTGTACTTCCCTCCTTTCTTGCACCCCACCCCGTAATTCTTGCCACTTTTTGAAGAATTCAGAGGTTAAGGGAGTTAATAAAAAATATAACTATATACTATTTTTTTAATTAGTAGATTTTTTAGGATATTTAGATGAGACATCATATTTGAAATAAAGATTAGAAGAACAAAAGTTGAAACCATTTCTACTCCCAAACACCACTTCCTTATAATACTTGTTATATTCATATATTGTCAATCACTTCTAAAATTTTATCAAGACGGAACCTTCTATTAACATTGTTTAAAGAACAGAAGCCATTTAGATACCATTTTCCACTCTCATTATAAATTTTAATAGGCTCAATACGACGAGTACTTATTTCAAAATTTCTATTTCTATATTTGATACATATCTCTCTTCCGTCGTTCATAGCTTCCTGTATATTTTTCCTTATAAGAGGTGTATCAATATAATTTATCTCCGAAGTCTCTTTCTTCATATTAAGAACTTCTAAAGGTTTTTCTTTAAAAAACCTACAAAATATTTTGTAAGTAATCATGGCGTCTTTCTCAGCTCTATGCATACCGCTAACATCCAGTTTATAAAAACTTGCAAGATAAGAGAGAGAATTTCTTTCAAACGAGAATAGTTTTTTGGATAATAACAGAGTATCATAAACATAAGTGTCTGGAAATTTCACACCACTCCTATTAAACTCTGTCTTCAAAAAGGGGATATCAAAATAAGCGTTCTGTATCAAAAGGGTTTCTCCTTTAATAAAATCTGCAAGTTCCAAAGCTAAATCATCAAAGGAGGGTGCACCCTCTAACATAAATGGTTTAATTTTATTTACTGGTAGCCCCGAAGGAGGAATCTTGATTTTCGGATATATAAATGAAGTAAGTTTACGGCAGGTTATTCCATTTTTAATCTTAAGCAAAGCCACTTCCACTATTCTATCTTCTTCTGGTTTAAGCCCTGTTGTTTCTATATCAAGAGCAACCACTTCTGGCACATCTTTTACAATATCTTCCATAAATCTTATCCAACAAGCTTCAAATATTTCTCAGGGTCCTTCTCAAACTTGTCCTTACAGGCAGGGCTACAAAAAAAATATTCTTTACCTTCTTTTTCTGCTTTATTTTTTGTTTCTCTTTGCAACCACGCCCTACAAACAACATCCTTATGTATTTTCTTTTTCATTTTTACCCTTTAATCTAACGCTATTTACATCTATTTTTTGCTTCAATTACAAATTTAGTCTTATATATTACCACCATTTTATATTTTATGCAAGACCAAATCAATTTTTTTATTTTATAGCAATATGGTTTGAAAAAATCCACGGTCGTCTATTTAAAAAAACCTCAACCCTGTAAACACCTTTATCATTAGGGGAAAAAGTAGACATCTCTACTTCTTTTTCCCAAAGTATGTTGCCATTAAAAATTACTCTTGTAAAAGCTTTAACTGGGTTTTTCACCAAAAGGTTTTTTCCAGAACTCAGGGTATCTCCCATAATTTTATTACCATCTTCAGTCCCAAAATAGAAACCTTTGCTATTATGTATGCGGTCGTTAGCAAAAAAAAGACGCCCTTTTGCAAAAGCATCAATTATCTTTTGTTTATCTTCTTGTACATTATAGGTAAGTCCGTCTTCTAAAAAAAGATGGTTCCTTAACCCCTTAAACACATTAGAGTACACAAACTTGTTGCTAATATCAATACACCTAAAAAAGAAAGGTAGCAGATGTATATCAAGCCCAGCAATACCTACAATTTTTCTTTTAGTAGACAACCTATCCCATAAAGAGAGAAGAGAAGTAGAAGGCCCTTTCAAGTTGTAAGGTAGAGTAAAATAGTTTATTGGGAGATTATATATACGAGTAAATTTTGCCCAATCAAAAAGCATCGACCAGATTTCTATACCTGTAAAATTATCGAGAGACCAGTCGTCCCATCTGTACTGTTTTTTGTATAAAAAAAACTTGTGAAATCCTTCAGGGTGAGCAACAAAAGATACTATTCCAGTGTTTTCAATTTCTGATAAAACTTGAGAAACAGTTTCTTTACCTCCGTGCCATTTTTTACCACCTACCAATAAAAGATGATTCTGTTTATCTCTATCGTTGGTCTCTTCAGATTTTATAATAAGAGTTTTTCCATAATACCCTTCTTTTTCAAAAAGGTTTTCGTATTTGGACATATTATTTTTTGAAGGGGTATGGCTATTTATTACAAGAAAATCAACTCCTGCAACTCTTCCATCTTCTGCTAACTGATTAAAACTATTTCTAAGTTTTGTAAGTGGATAATGGATATGTATACATCCACAAATCTCTTTATATCTTGACATAAATCTTATTTTCCTGTATTATACTTTAATTTAGAGTTTTAAATTTAAGGCCCCATCGTCTAGAGGCCTAGGACAGGTGGTTCTCAGCCATCAGACACGGGTTCGAATCCCGTTGGGGCTACTTATTTTAACGTTCTATTATCCTTATATAATATCTGAAAAGAGACTTTTTTTCAAGTTGACCTACCTTTAAAATCTTACAACTTCTTTATTTATATCATTGTCTATTTTTTTCTGTTATGGTAACATTAAGATTAATTCCTTATAAAAAGTTCAGTTTTTCAGTTTAACGTAATAGTTATTTAACAACTTGTAGTTGAAGGAATTCTTGTCACAAAATCTTTATGTTTGAAGATACTTATAACGTGGCAATCTGCTTTTATATTGTTAATGCCTTCAATCTTATTCTTTCATCACAAAAAAAGTTTTTAATAATATGTTATCCAGAACTGACAAGGGAACAATACGATGAAAAATTTAATTTTTTTCTTATTTTTCTTTACATTCTTCATATCCTCTTATATTTCCAGTAGCCAAGGTCAGAATGTTTCTAT is a genomic window containing:
- a CDS encoding YggS family pyridoxal phosphate-dependent enzyme; the protein is MKIRERVQKIVQEIPENVKLVAATKTRTIEEIKEVIDAGVEILGENYVQEAEGKILEIGKAIQWHMVGHLQTNKADKAVDIFDMVETVDSIRLANRLNRTASEKKIVYPVLIEINSGKEEKKAGVFPEEAESLIRNISKLSHIRIEGLMTMGPFLEKVEEIKPFFRLTKEIFDYIKSISIPNVEMKYLSMGMSDTWRIAIEEGANLIRLGTVIFGPRKI
- a CDS encoding SIS domain-containing protein, translating into MMKTHILNEINEVLDKINDNAYKSIISYIQKARRVFLVGSGRSGLVGRCFAMRLMHLGIPTYVVGETTCPSINKNDLLIVISCSGSNVSILEFAKIAKNKNAYILSITSKDTPLVSVSHYSVEIPNIKTIQFGNSLFEQVVFLFLEIFVELYRKNKNIPFKEMITRHSDFT
- a CDS encoding winged helix-turn-helix domain-containing protein, coding for MITEIGITAGEIWQYLEKYNNTTLSKVVEAVNKNKDIVMMSLGWLAREGHITVDTIDNDLKIVLRKKD
- a CDS encoding energy transducer TonB, whose translation is MKSEKLLLKTLIISFFIHIAGISVFGIILPKYYSEKKPIEVSLLPPSVAPSEIRLSKVEVTPKMPEIKASGERLAISREQEVIKFSAERFIGSSEYLPITQINPKFELPEQQVHFPIMTELVEGEQVVSTRKTTLEIEGLAGGRQLIYRQEVEYPQWAQREGIEGNIKIKFWVNPEGKITSAGINSSSGHPELDLYITESFRNWLFEPVKTDKQVWGIITFRFRLK
- a CDS encoding biopolymer transporter ExbD, whose product is MRFKRHYSIIKGELNMAPLIDVVLLQLIYFMLTSSFIMQPGIKINLPQAATTETVKEKEVVISVSETGVIFYKDVPTTIEQLEALLSREAKKSTNLILILKGDKETKHGMVVSVMDTARKVGINRIAIATMPEF
- a CDS encoding MotA/TolQ/ExbB proton channel family protein, producing the protein MNLWSFFIKGGLIMIPILLCGILALGIIIEKIISLRSSGFDNEKFIKQIEEILKKRKIKESLALCDSIDKPVPRIIKAGLMKSDRSREEIKESIDDASSYEIPLLEKYLGVLATIATVAPLLGLLGTVTGLIRAFMVIQSKGGLVNPGDLAGGIWEALVTTVGGLIVAIPAYIAYNYFVTRVNNIVMQMEKSASRLMDILFLIKSEEEA
- a CDS encoding tetratricopeptide repeat protein codes for the protein MKPIKYIILVLFVGTLSSYPAEVQRDYLKMAFEAHTKKMYNLSNLQLEKHIKENPNLPDLDYAFLLYAVNYIQLNQYNEAITKLTFLKTHYPNSPYLKNTFTYLILAYLKTQEINSAVLSYRDYKKKFGTDTFVEKQVEEILLQSAILFFNKGETSHSLEFFNLFLEEFSNSEHLPTVYYYRGLIYYRENNFLKAKDFFKRALEGSSSLKNIDILADTHLKLADSLLNLRESKEASVIYKEINEKFSDTIYNIWASFRLSIIEKRNDNFLQAEVLLNSIKGKGDEELNYRILYELANIKILREDWQSAQEELNLIIKTFPQNPNIPEIYMQLGFIYFNLGKFEESVQVFNKSLVNATTPQIKEKSFFGLGYSYYSSGNITESFKVWEQFVKEFPDSPFLKEVFFLQGKTFYEKKDYLKAEKSFGLIISNFPESALYKSSIKMFIESLIEQKKFKEAKQICEDSLAKEVDETITFLYGKTLYLLKEYKKSGEIFEKLSVKNPELDVEAKYYLAKIYEYQGDNAKAQDKFLEIMTFYKNFPNWTKIAEESIKRLQK
- a CDS encoding cold shock domain-containing protein; amino-acid sequence: MKEKGKVKWFNNAKGYGFIEREGGEDVFVHYSAITGDGYRTLQEGDEVEFEVVQSDKGLQAANVGKI
- a CDS encoding exonuclease domain-containing protein, whose product is MEDIVKDVPEVVALDIETTGLKPEEDRIVEVALLKIKNGITCRKLTSFIYPKIKIPPSGLPVNKIKPFMLEGAPSFDDLALELADFIKGETLLIQNAYFDIPFLKTEFNRSGVKFPDTYVYDTLLLSKKLFSFERNSLSYLASFYKLDVSGMHRAEKDAMITYKIFCRFFKEKPLEVLNMKKETSEINYIDTPLIRKNIQEAMNDGREICIKYRNRNFEISTRRIEPIKIYNESGKWYLNGFCSLNNVNRRFRLDKILEVIDNI
- a CDS encoding YHS domain-containing protein, whose translation is MKKKIHKDVVCRAWLQRETKNKAEKEGKEYFFCSPACKDKFEKDPEKYLKLVG